The Mycolicibacterium doricum genome includes a region encoding these proteins:
- a CDS encoding OB-fold domain-containing protein: MSLNDRSGIVSYGVYLPYHRLDRTAIRASLGQGGGKGTRTVASYDEDSTSMGVEAARRALWGAPAPESLYFATTAPAYADKTNATAIHAALGGSNEGFATDLGAAVRGASGALRAAAATAGMAVLSDIRTGRPGSVDEAAGGDGAAAFTFGSGDRVVAEIVAQSSVSAEFLDRWRVPGESYSRVWEERFGTQAYLPLITDAVTRALKEAQVDAPTHVIVSSPHARAARAAIGAFPKESRADGLENEVGFAGAAHAGLVLADVLDRAAAGDTILLVIAADGADATVLRVTEAITRRPTGDGVRDQLEVSGSVSYPDFLTWRGFLEREPPRRPDPERPAAPPAARSQRWKYAFEGSRCLSCSTVNVPPQRVCVHCGAVDRVEPVPLAATPASVATFTIDKLAFSLAPPVVDVVIDFDGGGRFSCQLADADPNAVAIGDRVEMTFRRFHTAGGVHNYFWKARPARKGH; this comes from the coding sequence GCACCCGCACCGTGGCCAGCTACGACGAGGACTCGACGTCGATGGGGGTTGAGGCGGCCCGCCGGGCGTTGTGGGGGGCTCCAGCGCCCGAGTCGCTTTACTTTGCCACCACTGCGCCGGCCTACGCCGACAAGACCAACGCCACCGCCATCCACGCGGCATTGGGCGGCAGCAACGAGGGTTTCGCCACCGACCTCGGCGCGGCGGTTCGCGGGGCCTCCGGCGCCCTGCGGGCGGCCGCGGCCACCGCTGGGATGGCTGTGCTGTCCGACATCCGCACTGGCCGTCCCGGCTCCGTGGACGAGGCTGCCGGTGGCGACGGGGCCGCCGCGTTCACGTTTGGCAGTGGCGACCGGGTCGTCGCCGAAATCGTCGCCCAGTCGTCGGTGTCGGCAGAGTTCCTGGACCGCTGGCGGGTCCCGGGCGAGTCCTACAGCCGGGTCTGGGAGGAGCGCTTCGGCACCCAGGCCTACCTTCCGCTGATCACCGACGCCGTCACCCGTGCACTCAAGGAAGCTCAGGTCGACGCGCCGACCCACGTCATCGTGTCGTCCCCGCACGCCCGGGCAGCGCGAGCCGCGATCGGCGCGTTCCCCAAGGAGTCGCGTGCCGACGGGCTGGAAAACGAGGTCGGCTTCGCCGGGGCCGCACACGCCGGGCTGGTGCTGGCCGACGTGCTGGATCGGGCCGCGGCCGGTGACACGATCCTGCTGGTCATCGCCGCGGATGGCGCCGACGCGACCGTGTTGAGGGTGACCGAGGCGATCACCCGACGCCCGACGGGGGACGGAGTGCGCGATCAACTTGAGGTCTCGGGCTCCGTGTCCTATCCGGACTTCCTGACGTGGCGCGGCTTCCTGGAACGCGAGCCACCGCGACGCCCCGACCCGGAGCGCCCGGCCGCCCCTCCGGCGGCGCGCTCACAGCGCTGGAAGTATGCGTTCGAGGGGTCGCGCTGCTTGAGCTGCTCGACGGTCAACGTGCCCCCGCAACGGGTCTGCGTGCACTGCGGCGCGGTCGACCGCGTGGAGCCGGTGCCACTCGCGGCCACACCGGCCAGCGTGGCGACGTTCACCATCGACAAACTGGCGTTCTCCTTGGCCCCTCCGGTCGTCGACGTCGTCATCGACTTCGACGGCGGTGGTCGCTTCAGCTGCCAGCTCGCCGACGCCGACCCGAACGCGGTCGCGATCGGCGACCGGGTGGAGATGACGTTTCGCCGCTTCCACACTGCCGGCGGCGTCCACAACTACTTCTGGAAAGCACGGCCCGCCAGAAAGGGGCACTAG
- a CDS encoding acetyl-CoA acetyltransferase — translation MASNGIRDKVAIVGMGCTPFGERWDRSIDDLLIDAVTDCIGSVPGMEKDDIDAYWVGTMGSGASGLTLSRPLKIDYKPVTRVENFCATGSEAFRNAAYAVASGAYDCVMAVGGEKLKDTGFSGLVVPAPANDGTEPELTAPAMFSLLAPSYAKKYGVDADTIKEVMTHIAWKNHVNGAKNPRAQFRNEVAKETISCSPLVAGQLGIFDCSGVSDGAAAALIVRADDAHRYTDRPIYIKALSFVAGPAEGPLDPAYDYTTFTEVVRCAEDAYAQAGIKDPRTEISMAEVHDCFTPTELVLMEDLGFSERGQGWKDVLEGFFDLGGGLPVNPDGGLKSFGHPIGASGLRMLFEMWLQLRGEAGERQLDNPQLGMTHNLGGAPGGCVSFVSITGAERD, via the coding sequence ATGGCCAGCAACGGTATCCGCGACAAGGTCGCGATCGTCGGGATGGGCTGCACGCCCTTCGGGGAACGCTGGGACCGGTCGATCGACGACCTGCTCATCGACGCGGTCACCGACTGTATCGGTTCGGTCCCCGGTATGGAGAAGGACGACATCGACGCCTACTGGGTCGGCACGATGGGGTCGGGCGCGTCCGGCCTCACCCTGTCGCGCCCGTTGAAGATCGACTACAAACCCGTGACTCGGGTGGAGAACTTCTGCGCAACCGGCTCGGAGGCCTTCCGCAACGCCGCCTACGCAGTGGCCTCGGGTGCCTACGACTGCGTGATGGCGGTCGGCGGCGAGAAGCTCAAAGACACGGGCTTCTCCGGGCTGGTCGTGCCGGCACCCGCGAACGACGGCACGGAGCCCGAACTGACCGCACCGGCGATGTTCTCGCTGCTCGCACCCTCGTACGCCAAGAAATACGGCGTCGACGCGGACACCATAAAGGAGGTGATGACCCACATCGCCTGGAAGAACCACGTCAACGGGGCGAAGAACCCGCGCGCCCAGTTCCGCAACGAGGTCGCCAAGGAGACCATCTCCTGCTCGCCGCTGGTGGCCGGCCAACTCGGCATCTTCGACTGCTCCGGCGTCTCGGACGGGGCGGCCGCGGCGCTCATCGTGAGGGCAGACGACGCACACCGTTACACCGACCGGCCGATCTACATCAAGGCGCTGTCCTTCGTGGCCGGGCCGGCCGAGGGTCCCCTCGATCCCGCCTACGACTACACGACGTTCACCGAGGTCGTGCGTTGCGCGGAGGACGCCTACGCGCAGGCCGGAATCAAGGATCCGCGCACCGAGATTTCCATGGCGGAGGTGCATGATTGCTTCACCCCCACAGAGCTGGTCTTGATGGAGGACCTTGGTTTCTCTGAGCGCGGCCAGGGCTGGAAGGACGTCCTGGAGGGCTTCTTCGACCTCGGCGGCGGCCTGCCGGTCAATCCCGATGGCGGCCTGAAGTCGTTCGGGCACCCGATCGGCGCCAGCGGGCTGCGGATGCTGTTCGAGATGTGGCTGCAACTGCGCGGCGAGGCCGGCGAACGCCAGCTCGACAACCCCCAGCTGGGCATGACCCACAACCTCGGGGGGGCTCCGGGTGGCTGCGTGTCGTTCGTCTCCATCACCGGCGCCGAACGCGACTGA